TCAGGAACCAAACGACCTGCGTCTTGATCGCCTCGGCGGCGTCGATGCCGAACCACGGTTCGTTCATCGGTCGCGGACGCATCACGAGTTCTTTGACGATTTGCACCCACAAACCGCCCAACAGCACAACGATGCCGAGTGTCAGGAAGTTTTTCGGCCAATTTTTACGGTCGAAGGCGTAAAGGCCCAGTGCGCCGAATATGGGCAACACGAGGCCGTCACCAAGGTTGGTCAGTACGCCGAAGATGGTGTCCAGCGCGGGATTCGACCACCCGCTGTTGATCAGGCAGAAGAGATAGCGGTCGATTTCGGCGATCCGCTCGACCACGTCACCACACCAATTTCCACTCGAAGTAGACCTGCGCCGCGTCGTGTGCGTTCGTGCGGAAATAGTCGCCGGTCATAAACAAGTGGCCGCCGTAGACGGCGAAAATCACGTTGTTGGAGAACAGGTAGTCGACCCGGGCGTCCAGCTCCCAACCGATTTCGGCGTCGTTGGTGTCGGGATTCTGCTCCGCCGCGCGTAGATAACCCCAACTCACGTAGTAGTGATGGTTGTCTTGAAAACCGAGATCGAGACCCAGGTTGGCGAAGATCGTATTTTCGATGCCGCCGCTGCCCAGGCCGTCGCGCAGCCGCCCCGGCACGCCGGCGCCCGGGGAAAGGTGCTCGTACACCGAGAAGTAGCCGCGAGTGATGTACTCGTCCATCAGGTCGTCACGGATACCGAAGTCGTTGTCCGGCGCGAAGAACCCTTCGTAGTCGATGGTGTCCGGGTCGTCGCCCGAACCGTACCCGGTGGTCAGCGCCAGCGTGTCCGCGCCGGTAATCGCGTAGTCGGCCTTCACGATGCCGCCGAAGCCCTTGAAATTGATGTCCTGCGTTCCCTCGACGTCGTCATTGGCCAACAGCTTGCCGAACTGGTGATCGTACTCGGCGTTGAGCGTCAGATCGCCGAATTGGCCGACCCAGTTCGCGCCGAGGTTCCATTGCTGGCTCTCTTGGCTCGTGTATTTCTCCTGCGTGAACTCCGGCAGCAGTCGCAACGGGCTGTTGGGGGCGACGACGTTCGGGAACTGCGTCACTTTCCAATCGTTCACCCAACCAAAGGCCTGCACTTTGTGGTTGTCGTTGATTTGACTTTGGATCCACGCCAAGAACGTGTCTTCATCGTCGTTCCACTTCATTTTCATTTCGTAGTTTTCGCCCTCGTACTGGCGCACGGCCCCGAGACCGGCGGTCAGCCACTTGGGGCCGAAGTAGGTGTAGGCGCCGTCATGCTCGTTACCCATAATGAGGCGGTTGCCGAGGAAATCGATCGGCATGCGGCCGAACACGAGGTACATGGGGATCGGGTAGAGGTCGATGCGCGTATACAGTTCGCGGAAATACAGGTCCACCCGGTCGAACTTGGCCTGACCGTTGCCGCCGACCACCGGCGCTTGCGAGCCCCAAACGATATCGCCCAGTTGCATGAGCATGATCAGGTCGGCGGTGTCGCCGAAGTTGAACGTCGTTTCCATCTGCAGGCGTTGATCCCACCAGCCGTAGTCATTGCTGAGTGTCGATTCAGGATCGTAGGCGAAGACGCGTTCGCCGCCGAAATTCGTATAGGCGTTGCGGGTGTTCGCCTCGACCAGGGCGCGGCTGCGGAACTCGCCGTGGAAGGTGAAATACCAACCGTTGGCCAGCGCGACGCCGTCGCGGTCGCGATCCCAATCCAAGCCCTCGATATGCCCCGGTTTCGGATTGCGCGGCTGGTTTTCCAATTCTTCGATTCGCTTCTCCAGGGTTTCGATTTTTTTCTGCAGATCGACTTGATTCGAATCGTCGTCTCGATCTTCGGTGTCGCCTTGGTCGTCCTGGTCGTCCTGATCGCCGTCGTCTGCGGCAGCGCTTGCCGCGGCGAAGCAGAACAGCACGAAAAGCACCATCAACAGGCGCAAGCAGTTACGTTGTTGCACAGCCATAGCTCCTTACGATTGCGAAACGCCGACAAGCGAAATCGCATGGGCGTCCGCCGCGGCATAGACTTTCTCGGGTTCGAGCAGCAACACGGCCCCGGCCTCCACCGCCAGCGCCGTCGCCCCAACACGCGCCAGGGTCGAGATCGTACTCGGCCCGATGGTCGGCACGTCGAAGCGCGGGTCTTGCTTCGGCCGCGAAACTTTGCACACGGTCAGGCCTCTTCCGGCGAGCTTTCCCGCGCGGCGTACGCACGCGTCAGTATGCTCGAAGGCTTCCACGGCGATCACCGTCCCGGCCTTCACGGCCACGGCCTGGCCGATGTCGTAGCCGGCGACGGCGGTTGCCACTTCGAATCCTAAAGCGATATCGCGCGCGACTTTATCCCCCGGGGTCGGCCCTGCCAAGTGGCCTTCGGGAACGAGTAAATCGGCGAGGATAATCGTCTGTTTCGCCACACGCATACCGCGGCTCTTCAACTCATCGGCGATCACGCCGAACAGGGAAGAATCCTGGCGATCGGGCAGCCGGGCCAGCATGGTCAGAGCGGCGGCGTCGAACTCGATATCGGCGAAATTCAACTGCTTGTCGACCTTGCCGATCAGCAATATTTCTTTGACGCCGTGTTGGGTAAAGTAGTCAAGCATCGCCCCGGCGTGGCCGACGCTTAACGTGACGCATTGGTCGCAATACCGGCCGAGTTTCTTTTGACCCGTTTCGGCGAATTGCACGGCGACGACCGGCCGCCCGGCCGCGCGAACGGTCTTCGCGGCCATGAGCGGCATTTTGCCCGCGCCGGCCAATATTCCGAGAGGGGCTTTTGTCGCCACGTTACGCATCCCGAATTTTCTCGAGCACTTTGAGCGCGACTTTCAAGCTGCGCAATTCCTTATCGACGCTGATCAGCCGGTCGCCGTTGGCCATGGCGTTGTCGAGAAAGTGCTGAATCTCGTGCTTGAGCGGGTTGCCGCGGTGTACGAACAAACGTTCGATGACGCTTTCCTGGCGGTAGTTCAGCGAGTTGCTCATGATCTGGTAGCTGCTGCTGGCGCCGCGGTGGATTTGAATGTCTTGTGTGGCGTAATCCAAGTGGATGTAGGCGTCGCGTTGCTGCACGTCCAGGGTGCGGATCTTCTCTTCGCTGACACGGCTGGCGAGCAACGAGCCCATCGCGCCGTTTTCAAAATCGATATGCAGGCTGACGATGTCCTCGTAATCGCTTCGCACCTTGCGGCCCATGACGTGCAGGTCGGCCACGGGTTTGTCGACCAGATTCAGGACGATATCGATGTCGTGAATCATCAGGTCCATCACGACGCCGGTTTGGACGCTGCGCCCGGTCCACGGGCCGATGCGGCGGCTCTCGACCAAAAACGGATTGCTGATAATCTTTTTCATTTCCTGCAACGCGCCGTTGAAACGCTCGACGTGGCCGATGTGCAGCGCGAGATTGCGCTTGGCGGCCAGTTCGAAAAGTTGCTCGGCTTCGGCGAGGGTCGGCGTAACCGGCTTTTCCAGCAAGACGTGGATATCGTGCTCAAGGAAATCCTTGGCGACCGCGAAATGCAGTTCGGTGGGTACGGCGATGGACACGACGTCTACCTTACCGAACAGGTTGCGGTAGTCGGTGAACCACGGGTAGTTAAACGGCGCGGCGGTGGCTTCGGCCTTTTCGGGGTCGGTGTCGCAGACGCCGATCACTTCGACTTTGAACAGTTCGCTGTAGGCTACGACGTGGTAACGGCCCATGTGACCGACACCGACGACTCCGGCGCGAATTTTCTCAGGTGTTTGCGTCAACGTTCCTTCCTCCTGGCAATGCCGCGTTCGCTGGCCGCGATGAAGTCGAGAAAGCGCTCCACTTCGGGCACCAGCGGTACCTCAGCGCATACTTTATCGATCGCATTGGGTAGCGACAGCGGTAATAGAAAGATGATGCGATACATCTGCTGTAACGCTCGCCGCGCCGCTTTGTCGACGCCGTTGCGTTGCATGCCGATGATGTTAAGACCGCGCGGTTGAGCCGGCGCGCCCTGCATGACGAGATAGGGACACACGTCCCTGCCGGTCAGCGCACCGCCGCCGAGCATGGCCATCGTGCCGATGCGCACTCCCTGATGGGCCCCGGAGTAACCGCCGAGCAGCACGCGATCCTCGATGTGACAATGCCCGGCCAGACCGGCGCAGTTGGTCAAAACGACGTGGTTACCCACGCGGCAATCGTGCCCCACGTGGCTGTATGCCATGAAGTAGTTGTGATCGCCGATACGAGTCGGCGTGTCGGGCGACGTGGCGCGGTGCATCGTCGCGTACTCGCCGAACCAGTTGTCATTTCCGATTACCAATTCGGTCTTTTCGCCGCGGTAGGACAGATGCTGCGGGTCGCCGCCCAGCACGGTCCCGGCCTTCACGACATTGTTCTGGCCGACCGTCGTCCACCGGCGGATCACCGCGTGCGACTCCAGGCGAGAGCCCGCGCCTACCACGGTGTCGGCTTCGATCACGCAGAACGGACCCACCTGGACGCCCTCGCCCAACTCGGCTTTCGGATCGATGATCGCGGTGGGGTGGATGAGCGCCACGTTCACTTCCCTTCCAGTTCGTCCACACGGCGTTCGAGGCGCTTGAGGGTCTTGAGCGCGGTCGGCATTTTGGTCAACGCTGCCAGTTCCCGTTTCCAATCCATGTGGTTCTTGGCCGGCATGCCGGCGACGACCGACCCATCGGGCAGATCCTTCGTAACGCCGCTCAGCGGGCCGACGACGCAGCCTTTGCCGATACGCCCGTGGGGCACGACCGCAACGCGCCCGGCGAGGATGGTGTCATCCCCGACGACCACCGAACCGGCCAACCCGACTTGCGCAATCAGCAGGCAGCGCTTGCCGATCAGGCAGTTGTGCGCGACTTGCACGAGGTTGTCGATTTTCGTGCCCGCGCCCACAACCGTGCGCCCGAATGTCGCTCGATCGACGCACGAATTCGCGCCGATTTCCACGTCGTCTTCGATGACGGCAATGCCCTTTTGGGGAATCTTCACGTGTTCGTCGGCCGAGCGGAAGTAACCGTAGCCGTCACCGCCGATCGCCACGTTGAAGTGGCAAATCACGCGGTCGCCCAATCGGCAGCGATCTCCGACGCGGGTGCCGGAATGCAGGCGGCAATCCGCTCCGACGACAGCGTCGGCGCCGACATACACCTGCGGCATGATGACGCTGCGCGCGCCTACTTGCGCCCGCGGGCCGACGTACGCTCCGGCCATCACCGTAGCGGTCGGGTCGATGGTCGCGGAGGCGTCGCACAAGGCGCCGGTGTCGACGCCAGGAGCGAAGGTAGGTTCAGGCACGAAGACCGCGGCGGCCTGCATGGCAGCCAGTCGCGGTTCCGGCACGATGATCTGCGTGAGGTTCAGATCGGGGATTTCTTCGCTGACCAGGACAGCGGCCGGCGTGCGGTCAGCTACCGCCGCCAAGTATCGTGTGTCGTCGACGAAAGTGATTTCGTCCTCGCGCACGTCGTCGACCTGCGCGATACCGGTCACTTCCACTTCGCCGTCGCCGCAAAGCCGCCCACCGAGCAGCGTAGCCAACTCGTGCAACTTCATTGCACGTTCCTTATTGGTTCATACGGCGGACGACCTCGTCGGTCAGGTCGACCGAGCTTGAACCGTACAGCACGACCGAGCCTTCGGTCATGACGTCTTCGACTTTAAGCAGTACGAGATCGAAGCCTTTTTCACCGGCGATTTTTTCGGCGACGCCTTTTACTTTGGCGATGACGGTGCGGAAGTTTTCGAGTTTGAACGCCTCGAGGTCCATCTGCGCCTTGTACCCGCCTTGCTGCAGTTTCCCTAACATTTGCTGCAATTCCTGCTGCTTTTGGCCCTTGGCTTCGTCGGTTAGCGCGTCTTTGGTCTTCTCGTAGCTGTCGCGCAGTGCCACGAATTCGAGTTCCATTTTCTTCAACTTGATTTTCGCTTCGCTTTGCCGCGCCTCGATATCCCGGCTGATCTGCTGCCCCTGGGAAGTCAGTTCGAGAACGCGCTGCAAATCGACGAAACCCACCTTACCGGCCCACGCCGGCGTGGCCACGGCCACCGCGAGCAGGCAGACGGAGACAATAATCCATTTTCGCATGTGCGAGACTCCTTTCGACTAGAAGAAGGTGCCGATACCAAACTCGAACACCTGATTCTCTTCGTCATCGCGTTTATACAGCGGGAAACCCCATTCAAAGCGCAACGGTCCGATTGGACTGATCCATCGGACACCAAACCCCCAGCTTTGACGGAGATCCCGAAAATCATACCAGTCTTCTTCCACAAAAGCATTGCCCACGTCGTAGAACAACACGCCCTTGATGCCGATCTGCTTGATGATCGGAATGAGCAGCTCAATGTTGCCCTGCAGGTATTTGTTGCCGCCGATGACGCTTTCCACTTCGGCGGTTGTCGTGGCCGGATTGGCCAGGTTGCGCGGGATGACGCTGGTTTCCCGCGGGCCCAAGCTGCGCGAGAAGAAGCCGCGCACGCTGTTGAGGCCGCCGAGGAAGTAACGCTCGGTCACCGGCAAACGTCCGGAATCGAGGTTGTCGGCGTATCCCGCCTCGCCGTTGACCATGATCGCAATGCCCCACACAACCGGCACGTAGCGCCGGCCCATGGCGGTGTATTTGAGGAAGTTCAGATCGCCGCCGAATGATTCGCTGGCCCATTCGGTGGAGAATGAGAGCCGCGAGCCGTCGGTCGGATCGAAAGGATGGTTGACGGTATCGCGCTGCAACGTGCCGCGGGCACTTGTGGTCGTTTTGCGGCCTTCTTGCAGCGTCAAGAACAAAGACGCGTTACTGGCGACGTTGCGGATATCGACATCTTGGTAGGTGTAGGCCAAGTGCGCCTGGATATCCAGATACAAGGGGCGACCGAGGCTGACAATCGCCGCCTTGTCCAGCCGCTGGAACGAGAAGTAATCGCGGTCGGTGTAGTTAAGTGAAAGGCCGAAGATCCAGCGCGTATCCAGCAGGTACGGTTCGCGGAAACGGATGGTGCCGTTCGTGCGATATTGACCGAGTTCGCCTTGCAGCGAGAACTTCCAGCCGTAGCCGAACAAGTTGTTGTGGCTGATCTGCGCCGTGCCGACAAAATTCTCCAAACTCGAGAAGCCTACGCCGATGATGAACTGCCCCTGCATCTTCTCAGCAACTTCAATGACCACGACCACCAAGTCCTCGCGGCTGCCGCGTTTCCATTTGACGGATACTTCGTCGAAGTAGCCCCGCCGCATCAGCAGCGCCTTGGATGCGCGGATGCCCGGACCGGAAAAGAGGTCACCTTCCTTAATAAAGAGCTCGCGGCGGAGAACCTTATCGCGCGTGCGGTCGTTGCCTAGTATTTCGATTCGCTCAATGTAGGCGAGTTTGCCCTTGTTTACCGTGAACTTGATGCGCACGCGGCGGGTCTGCGGATCGGGTTCGACGCCGGGCTCGATGTCGGCGAATGCGTAGCCAACGTCGGTGTAGCGGTTCTTCAATTTGTCGAGGGATTTGTCGAATTCCCCGCGGTTGAAGACCTCGCCGACCTCTACGCTGATCAGTTCCATCAGGTCTTCTTTTTTGAACAGCAGTTCGCCTTCGATGTCGACGCTTTCCACGTAGTACTGCGGCCCCTCGTTGATCGCCACCGACACGTACATCCAGCGTCGATCGGCCGACAGCGAGACGACCGGCTGCCCGATTTGTACGAAGTAACCCGCGTTCGCGTAATACATGCGCAGCAGTTGCAGATCCTGCGCAAACATGGTTTCGCGGTAGACGCCGCTGTTGCCCATGAAGCTGAACACATGCCCCTGCTTGGTCTGCAGCACTTTGCGCAGTTCCTCGTCGGTGAAGGCGTTGTTACCGACGAAATCGATGCGCTTCAAGAAGATTTTGCGGTATTCCGTAATACGAATGACGACCTTGACGCGGTTGTTCGGCAAGGGCTCGATTTCGTAGCCGATATCGACCATGAAAAAGCCCTCGGCCTCGTAAAGCTGCCGCACGCGTTCGATGTTTTCTTTGATTTTCGCGATCGACAGAATCGTGTTCGGTTTGAGATCGACAATTTCTTCGATCTTGTCGTCCTTGACCTTGTCGTTGCCCTCGAACACGAACTCCTTAACCGCCGGTTTTTCCTCGACGACGATCACCATCGTCTTCCCGCGGGGAGCGTCTTCGAGTTCGATGCGCACGTCGGCGAAAAATCCGAGTTCAAATATGGCCCGCAAATCCGCGTCGATGGTCATGGAGTCGAGCAGGTCGCCGGGGCGGGTTTCGAGGGCCGCAAGTATGGCGTCGTCTTCGATACGTTTGCTTCCCTCGATGCGAATGTCGGTGATGATCTCCGTCGTCGTCTGCGCCACGGCCGCCGAGGCGAGCCCGCAAACGAATAGGACCAAAATCAGGGCGAAACGAACCTTCACGACGCCTCCTCAAGTCGGCCGTCGGTCAAACGACACACCCGCGGCAGTCGTCCGGCCAAACGCTCGTTGTGAGTCACGACGATGAAACTCGCCTGCCAGATTTCATTTATTTTGAACATAAGGTCCCATAATTTCTCGCCCGTGGCGATATCGAGGTTGCCGGTAGGTTCATCGGCCAGGATGAGTTGCGGTTCCATCACCAGGGCGCGGGCGAAAGCGACACGCTGCTGCTCGCCGCCGGAGAGTTCGCCCGGCTTATGGGCCAAGCGGTCTCCGAGGCCCAGTTTTTCCAATTTTTCGGTGGCGCGATCGGCGGCGGCTTTGCGATCCAAGCCCGCAATCAACGCCGGCATCATGGTGTTTTCCAGGGAATCGAATTCCGGAATCAGTCCGTGGAATTGGAACACGAAGCCGATGGACCGATTGCGGAACGCGGAAAGAGCGGCGTCGGTTTTGTATGGACGCGGCCGGGCCGGCGCCGGTTCACTGGTGGTGTCTGTCTTCCCGTGCGGGAGGGTACTGTCGTTGTCCGCCGAGCCGTTCACCAGCCGGTCGTCAAAATAGACTTGGCCGGAGGTCGGGTGTTCCAGTCCTCCGATTACGTAGAGCAAGGTCGATTTTCCGGCGCCGGACTCCCCGACCACGGCGAGCATGTCGCCCTGCGGCATGTTTAGATTCACGCCGCGCAACACTTCGATCGGCGCACCGACATCGAAGTAGGTTTTGGTCAGGTTTTTGGTTTCCAGCAATGCCATCGTCGTCCTTATTCATACCGAAGGGTGCGAACCGGATCCAACCGTGCCGCCACCCGGGCGGGAATCCACGTTGCCACAAAAATGAAGCCCAACGAGAAAACCAGAATCATCGCCAGATCCGACACGCGCAGCGTCATCGGCAGAGTGTCGATAAAATACACGGTGGGATCGATTTTCACAATCTTGTGTTCGATTTGCAGCCAACACATAAACAACCCTATGCCGGTTCCCAAAACGCTGCCCAGCAACCCCAGGAACATCCCCTGCACCATGACGATGGCGCGAATCTGCCGGGCTGAAGCGCCCATCGCCCGCAGCATGGCGATACTCTTCTGCTTGTCCATCACAACCATGTAGAGCACCGAGAAAATGTTCAGCGAGGCCACGAACACAATGAGGCCCAGCAAGACGAACATGACGAGTTTTTCCAGCTTGAGCGCCGAAAACAGGCTGCGGTTCATATCCTGCCAGGTTTTTGCCCAGAAGGGCCAGCCCAGGTCGGCGCGAATGCGGTCGGCCACGACCTGCGCGTTCCAGATGTCGTCTAGGCGCAGTTCGATGCCGGTCACCGTGTCGCCGTAGTCGAAGAACTTCTGCGCCTCGGCCAAGTCGATATACGCGAATTTCGTATCGAAATCGTAAAATCCCGTCGCGAATTCGCCGACGATCACAAATTTGGTCGTTTTAGGCACGACGCCGAACGGGCCGATATCACCAATCGGGTTGACGACGTTCAATTCTTCCTTGTCGAAGACCCGCAGCGTCGCGGCCAAATCCCGGCCCAGAATGATACCCGGATACTTGCGGTCGCTGTTTTCGGAGCCCGGCATCGTCAAGGGCGAGTGCTTTTCGTGTAGTTCCTCGAGCGAGCCGGACTGCATGCTTTTGGCGATGTTGTTCACGCCGCTGGCGGATTCGGAATCGATACCCCTTAAAATCACACCGGTGGCGCGGTCGGCCGTGTTGGCCATCACCTCCCCGATGACAAACGGCGTCGCGGCCTTTACGCCCTCGATCTGCAGGATTTTCTTTGTTGTTTCGCGCCAGTCTTCGATGCGCCCGTTGTGCGACAAGACCACGGTGTGGCTTAAGGTGCCGAGGATTTGCTCGGTCACGTCGTCTTGAAAGCCGGTAATTACAGACAGCACGACGATAAGCGTCGCCACGCCGACCGCCACGCCGATAAGCGCAATCAGGCTAATGATCGAAAGCGCCACTTGGCGGCGTTTCGGTCGCAGAAATCGCAAACCGACAAAGCGCGAAAATCTCATCGCCTCAGGACTGTTCCTTTCTCAAGAGCGGAAATAGGATCACGTCCCGAATGCTGGGTTGATCGGTAAGCAGCATGACCAGTCGGTCGATCCCGATCCCCTCCCCCGCCGTGGGCGGAAGTCCGTATTCAAGCGCGCGAATGTAATCGCCGTCGTATTCGTGGGCTTCCTCGTCGCCCGCTTGTTTCGCGGCCAACTGATCCAAGAAGCGCTGCCGTTGATCTTCTGGGTCGGCCAACTCGTTGAAACCGTTGGCGATTTCTCGCCCGTAGATGAACAACTCGAAACGATCGACAACCTCCGGGTTCTCGTCATTCCGCCGTGCCAGCGGGCTGATTTCGGTCGGATAATGGTAGATGAAAGTGGGTTGAATCAGCCGATCTTCAACCTTCGCCTCGAATATCGCGTTCAGGAGACGCCCGGCGCTTGGCCGGCCTTCGATTATGATCTCGTGCCGCGCGCAGAATTCCTGCATGCGCTCCATGTTCTGCAGGTCCGCCTCGGTCAGGTCGGTGAACTGCGTTACGGAGTCGGCCATGGTCAGTCGCCGCCAAGGGCGTTCCAGCTTGATCGTCTGCCCCTGATAGGGGAACTCAATAGCGCCGTAAATGCTTTCACTCAGGAAGCAAAACAGTTCTTCGGTGAGTTCCATGAGCTTTTCGTAGGTAGTATAGGCCTCGTAGAACTCCAGCATCGTGAACTCGGGATTGTGCTTGATGCTGATGCCTTCGTTGCGGAAGTTGCGGTTGATTTCGTAGACCCGCTCGAAGCCGCCGACGACCAATCGCTTCAAATAGAGTTCAGGCGCGATGCGCATAAACAGTTCCATGTCCAGCGCGTTGTGGTGCGTGGTGAACGGCCTGGCGTTGGCTCCGCCCGCCAGGGGTTGCAGCATGGGCGTCTCGACTTCGATGAAATCACGCTCGGCGAAAAACACCCGCACGAGCCGCACGATCTCACTGCGAGCACGAAACACTTCGACGACGTCGGGGTTGGCAATTAAATCGACGTAGCGCTGCCGATACCGGGTTTCCTGGTCCACAAGACCGTGCCACTTTTCGGGCAGCGGGCGCAGCGCCTTGGACAGCAGCGCGCAATCCTCCGCGGCCACCGACAGTTCGCCCGTCCGCGTTTTCGCCACCCGCCCCTCAAACCAGAAAAAGTCGCCTATGTCTGCGCTTTTCTTGAATAATTTATGATTTTCGGGGCCCACTATCTTCTTGATCAGCAAGGCTTGGACACGGCCTGAGCAGTCGTACACGTCGGCGAAAACCGCGTTGCCGAAATCGCGGATGGCCTTGATGCGGCCGGCGATCGACACACGCGCGCCTGCTTCCTCGAGCTCCTCGGCGCTCATTTCGCCGAATAGCTGGTGCAACTCCCCGGCGCCATGGCTTACCGGGCGAGTCGTGGGAAACGGATTGATTCCCATCTCGCGCAGGGCCGCTAGTTTTTCGCGGCGCTGCTCGATGATCTTGTTAGTATCTTCGGGCATTTTTCCTCTCGTTTCAGCCATTCGGAAAAACGCGTCACCCTATGTTTTTTCGCGCTATCCTGTCAAGCGATCACTGCCGAAGTGAAAACAAATAGGCTTCGATAAAGCGGTCGAGATCGCCATCGAGAACGGCGTCGACATTTCCGGTTTCCACGGCGGTACGCAGGTCTTTGGCCATACGGTACGGATGCAGCACATACGAGCGAATCTGGCTCCCCCAACCGATCTCTTTTTTGTCGGCATTCAAAGCGGCGATTTCGTCTTGTTTTTTCTGTAGTTCCAGTTGGTAAAGGCGGGCGCGCAACAGCTTGAAAGCGGTCGCCTTGTTGCGGTGCTGGCTGCGCTCATTCTGGCACTGAACGACAATCCCGGTCGGGAAGTGCGTGATCCGTACGGCGCTGCTGGTCTTGTTGACGTGCTGCCCCCCGGCTCCGCTGGCTCGATAGGTGTCGATGCGAAGGTCTTTCTCGTCGACCTCGATTTCGACCTCGTCCTCGATATCCGGGTACACGAAAACGCTGGCAAACGAGGTGTGTCGGCGGCTGCTGGCATCGAAAGGACTGATGCGCACCAAGCGGTGAATGCCGATTTCCGCCTTCAGCAGGCCGTAGACATTTTTGCCTTTGATTTCAAGGGTGACGCTTTTCAGACCCGCCTCATCGCCGGGTTGATAATCGATTTCCTCCACGTCGAAACCGCGCCGTTCGGCGTACCGCAGGTACATGCGCAGCAACATCGACGCCCAATCGGCGGCTTCGGTGCCCCCGGCGCCGGAGTGGATCTCCATGATCGCGTCGGCGCTGTCGGCCTCTTCGGAGAAAAGCATCTCCAGTTCCATGTTACTCAGGGTTTTTTCGACCTTTTTCACCTTGCCGGGCACTTCGGCGGCTAAGTCGTCGTCTTGGGCTTCTTGCGCAAGTTCGAAAGTGACTTCCATTTCTTCGACGGCGGATTCGAGCCCGCGCCATTCGGCGAGTTCTTTTTCCAGGTCACTTTTTTCTTTGAGAAACGGACGGGTGGCTTCGTTGTTGTCCCAGAATCCGGGGGCAGCGATTTGTTCTACTAGTTGGCCGAGGCGGTCGCGCTTGGCGGCCAGATCAAAGATACCCCCGAAGTTCTTCAAGTTTTTCGCGTGCTTCCGAGATGCGCTCGGCAAAATCTTCCAACATCGTTATTTCTCCTTGCGGTCGCGCAGTCGGCGCGCCACTACGAATATCAAGAGACCAAGATAGATGACAATGCACAAGTAAGGGAAAAGATTTCCTGTGCGTTGATAG
The DNA window shown above is from Candidatus Lernaella stagnicola and carries:
- a CDS encoding ABC transporter ATP-binding protein, with amino-acid sequence MALLETKNLTKTYFDVGAPIEVLRGVNLNMPQGDMLAVVGESGAGKSTLLYVIGGLEHPTSGQVYFDDRLVNGSADNDSTLPHGKTDTTSEPAPARPRPYKTDAALSAFRNRSIGFVFQFHGLIPEFDSLENTMMPALIAGLDRKAAADRATEKLEKLGLGDRLAHKPGELSGGEQQRVAFARALVMEPQLILADEPTGNLDIATGEKLWDLMFKINEIWQASFIVVTHNERLAGRLPRVCRLTDGRLEEAS
- a CDS encoding ABC transporter permease, which encodes MRFSRFVGLRFLRPKRRQVALSIISLIALIGVAVGVATLIVVLSVITGFQDDVTEQILGTLSHTVVLSHNGRIEDWRETTKKILQIEGVKAATPFVIGEVMANTADRATGVILRGIDSESASGVNNIAKSMQSGSLEELHEKHSPLTMPGSENSDRKYPGIILGRDLAATLRVFDKEELNVVNPIGDIGPFGVVPKTTKFVIVGEFATGFYDFDTKFAYIDLAEAQKFFDYGDTVTGIELRLDDIWNAQVVADRIRADLGWPFWAKTWQDMNRSLFSALKLEKLVMFVLLGLIVFVASLNIFSVLYMVVMDKQKSIAMLRAMGASARQIRAIVMVQGMFLGLLGSVLGTGIGLFMCWLQIEHKIVKIDPTVYFIDTLPMTLRVSDLAMILVFSLGFIFVATWIPARVAARLDPVRTLRYE
- the lysS gene encoding lysine--tRNA ligase, with amino-acid sequence MPEDTNKIIEQRREKLAALREMGINPFPTTRPVSHGAGELHQLFGEMSAEELEEAGARVSIAGRIKAIRDFGNAVFADVYDCSGRVQALLIKKIVGPENHKLFKKSADIGDFFWFEGRVAKTRTGELSVAAEDCALLSKALRPLPEKWHGLVDQETRYRQRYVDLIANPDVVEVFRARSEIVRLVRVFFAERDFIEVETPMLQPLAGGANARPFTTHHNALDMELFMRIAPELYLKRLVVGGFERVYEINRNFRNEGISIKHNPEFTMLEFYEAYTTYEKLMELTEELFCFLSESIYGAIEFPYQGQTIKLERPWRRLTMADSVTQFTDLTEADLQNMERMQEFCARHEIIIEGRPSAGRLLNAIFEAKVEDRLIQPTFIYHYPTEISPLARRNDENPEVVDRFELFIYGREIANGFNELADPEDQRQRFLDQLAAKQAGDEEAHEYDGDYIRALEYGLPPTAGEGIGIDRLVMLLTDQPSIRDVILFPLLRKEQS
- the prfB gene encoding peptide chain release factor 2, which codes for MKNFGGIFDLAAKRDRLGQLVEQIAAPGFWDNNEATRPFLKEKSDLEKELAEWRGLESAVEEMEVTFELAQEAQDDDLAAEVPGKVKKVEKTLSNMELEMLFSEEADSADAIMEIHSGAGGTEAADWASMLLRMYLRYAERRGFDVEEIDYQPGDEAGLKSVTLEIKGKNVYGLLKAEIGIHRLVRISPFDASSRRHTSFASVFVYPDIEDEVEIEVDEKDLRIDTYRASGAGGQHVNKTSSAVRITHFPTGIVVQCQNERSQHRNKATAFKLLRARLYQLELQKKQDEIAALNADKKEIGWGSQIRSYVLHPYRMAKDLRTAVETGNVDAVLDGDLDRFIEAYLFSLRQ